A window from Macaca nemestrina isolate mMacNem1 chromosome 8, mMacNem.hap1, whole genome shotgun sequence encodes these proteins:
- the LOC105475941 gene encoding alanine and arginine-rich domain-containing protein, translating into MGPGDFRRFRQRISQGLQGLPGRAELWFPPRPACGFPGDGRSTDVQEEALAASPLLEDLKRRLTRAFQWAVQRGTSRREREAAAAAAAREEQSWARVEATLAGLRAELVEMHFQNHQLARTLLDLNMKVQQLKKEYELEITSDSQSPKDDAVNLE; encoded by the exons ATGGGCCCCGGGGACTTCCGCCGCTTCAGACAGAGAATTTCCCAGGGTCTCCAGGGACTCCCAGGTAGAGCGGAGCTTTGGTTCCCACCTCGTCCCGCGTGCGGCTTCCCCGGGGACGGCAGGAGCACGGACGTCCAGGAGGAGGCCCTCGCCGCCAGCCCGCTGCTGGAGGACCTCAAACGACGGCTGACTCGCGCCTTCCAGTGGGCGGTGCAGCGTGGGACCTCGAGGCGCGAGCgggaggcggcggcagcagcggcgGCGCGGGAGGAGCAGAGCTGGGCGCGCGTCGAGGCCACCCTGGCCGGGCTGCGGGCGGAGCTG gTGGAAATGCATTTCCAAAACCACCAGCTGGCTAGAACTTTACTGGACCTAAACATGAAAGTGCAGCAATTGAAAAAGGAGTATGAACTGGAAATTACATCAGACTCTCAAAGCCCAAAAGATGATGCTGTGAATCTGGAATAA